Within Phycisphaerales bacterium, the genomic segment CCGATCTTCTGGAACCGCTTCATGGGTTACCTCGCGCCACGGCATGGGGGCCGCCCGTGCCGCCACGCTGCGCCACGACTCACTCCTCCGGCCGATACAGCAGCACAACCCGGCCAATCCTGCGTACGACTTCGCACGGAACACGCCCTGCGAGATCCCGAGCGGCCTCGTCACACGCTGCCGCGCACTCGGCATGCACCCGCACTTTGAGCAGCGCGCGCCCGGTAAAGCACTGTCGGACCTGCGCCACAACCGCGTCCGTCACGCGGCCTGCAACCAGGGTGGTGACGGGCTTCAGCGGGTGACTGCTTGCCACGAATTGGCGCCTTTGGTCCGAATTCAAGGCCATGCTGCGTGCTCCCGGAGCTACAACTACTGTACACAACTGAGCGATCTGCTACCATGCCTTGGGTTGGCAGGATCGGCGTGGGCCGCGTGCCCGGACCACCGTCCGCAGACTGCCCCCTACCGGGAGCCACGGATGGCCGCACGACAGTCTCGCCGAACGGGCGCCACCGAGCCACCGACGTTATTCGACGTACCCCCCGCGCGGGTCATTCCTGTCGGGAAAGTGACCTTGGCGGAATACACGCCCGACTATGACCTCGAAACCGACCACCGGTCGTCGGTAGACGAGCCAGACATGCCCCCAAGCGCGCCCGTTCCCGCAACAAAGCCCACCGCTGTGAACGGAAGTGACCCCAAGCCCATGA encodes:
- a CDS encoding YhbY family RNA-binding protein, with product MALNSDQRRQFVASSHPLKPVTTLVAGRVTDAVVAQVRQCFTGRALLKVRVHAECAAACDEAARDLAGRVPCEVVRRIGRVVLLYRPEE